The following are encoded together in the Lathyrus oleraceus cultivar Zhongwan6 chromosome 3, CAAS_Psat_ZW6_1.0, whole genome shotgun sequence genome:
- the LOC127129175 gene encoding aspartic proteinase CDR1-like, with translation MSSHNFQTLFFFCLFSFIVSFSHAFNNGFSVELIHRDSEKSPFFQPNQNKYQSIIDAARRSINRVNHISKNAAKDTPQSTILPDGGGYLMTYSVGTPPFKLVGIADTGSDIAWLQCEPCETCFNQTTPKFNPAKSSTYKNIPCSSEVCESVRASKCDGQNNCEYTISYGDGSHSEGDLSVDTLTLESTTGASVSFPKTVIGCGTDNTVSFKGRSSGIVGLGGGPVSFITQLGSSIGGKFSYCLPPSSLTSGFSNATSKLNFGDAAIVSGTGVVSTPIITKNSDIFYYLTLESFSIGSKRVEFASSSSTNAAGEGGEGNIIIDSGTTLTLLPTDIYSEVESEIAKVVKLERVDDPDNVFSLCYTLTSEEPDFPVITAHFEGADVVLQPISTFVQISDGIACLAFQASQDLSIFGNLAQQNFLVGYDLEAKKVSFKPTDCSKE, from the coding sequence ATGAGTTCACATAACTTTCAaactttatttttcttttgtctttttaGTTTCATTGTTTCTTTTTCTCATGCGTTCAACAATGGTTTTAGTGTTGAACTCATCCACCGTGATTCTGAAAAATCACCATTCTTTCAACCTAACCAAAACAAATACCAAAGTATTATCGATGCCGCTCGTCGTTCAATTAATCGTGTCAATCATATCTCTAAAAATGCAGCAAAAGATACACCACAATCAACCATACTCCCCGATGGCGGTGGATATCTCATGACCTATTCGGTTGGTACTCCACCATTTAAGCTAGTCGGTATAGCTGATACCGGTAGTGACATTGCTTGGCTTCAATGTGAGCCTTGTGAAACATGTTTCAACCAAACCACTCCCAAGTTTAACCCAGCAAAATCGTCTACTTACAAAAACATTCCTTGTTCATCCGAGGTATGTGAATCAGTGAGAGCTTCGAAATGCGACGGACAAAACAATTGTGAATATACTATTTCATATGGTGATGGATCACATTCAGAAGGCGATCTTAGTGTTGATACTCTTACACTAGAATCCACCACTGGCGCTTCCGTTTCATTTCCTAAAACCGTGATAGGATGTGGAACGGACAACACTGTTTCATTTAAGGGCCGAAGCTCCGGTATAGTTGGCCTCGGCGGTGGACCAGTGTCTTTCATAACACAACTAGGATCCTCAATTGGTGGAAAATTCTCTTATTGTTTACCACCATCATCGCTCACATCAGGTTTTTCAAATGCTACGAGCAAACTCAATTTTGGAGATGCTGCAATTGTTTCTGGTACTGGTGTTGTTTCAACTCCTATTATTACCAAGAACTCCGATATCTTCTACTATCTGACATTAGAATCATTTTCCATCGGATCCAAAAGAGTTGAATTCGCATCATCATCATCAACTAATGCTGCTGGTGAGGGTGGTGAGGGTAACATCATCATTGATTCTGGTACAACATTGACGCTTCTACCGACCGACATCTATTCTGAGGTGGAGTCAGAAATCGCAAAAGTGGTGAAACTCGAGCGTGTTGACGATCCTGATAATGTATTTAGCCTTTGCTATACTCTCACATCGGAAGAACCTGATTTTCCTGTAATCACCGCGCACTTCGAAGGTGCAGATGTTGTGTTGCAACCTATTAGTACTTTTGTTCAAATTTCTGATGGAATTGCTTGCCTTGCGTTTCAAGCCTCTCAAGATCTTTCAATCTTTGGAAATTTGGCGCAACAAAATTTCTTGGTTGGGTACGATCTTGAAGCAAAGAAGGTGTCGTTTAAGCCTACTGATTGTTCTAAAGAGTAG